The following DNA comes from Papaver somniferum cultivar HN1 unplaced genomic scaffold, ASM357369v1 unplaced-scaffold_99, whole genome shotgun sequence.
acatcatccgtatatacaatatactcacGAATAAACTGGGGAAGTTGCTCTACATAACcctctattttggtatggtaatgtctataagtcTTACATGTTAGGGAATCCTTATACATTTTCATATTACCAATTTTCAGCTTAATTATATTCAttccatcctctgcaatctctacacttcCAATGTCTTCGGTATGTGttgggagtccgtacttccttggaatttgttggatcaatgtatgtcacaatctaaggaatgaatgaaaataaaattgaattagttccaaataaaattaaatcaCTATGCCGGGTACTAGTTCCGTCATGCTCGATGACAGTACCGCCAAAACAACCAAAGCCGGAAACATGTGACGGCATTCTCGAATCCGGCATTCCGGAATTGCACTTGAAAAAGAGGAACTAATTTTAAACAGTACTggcattatattttcttgaacattAATGCCGGAATTCGcaataccggcatgctcgatatgtAAGGTTCCAAGCCGGtattttgtgctggctttgtctatAATTTATAAACCACGCCggtatttaagttcaaaaatctttaactcctggatgtttttcttgtggtaccggcatggtaaagttaggagtgaaccatgccgttttggatattccatggaatattctgtggtaggtaaaaagttaactgcgttCCGACATGGATTTATTTGGTTGAAGACCACGTCGGCAattgtttcaaaatgggggatattttcgccggcatggaaatagtatgaataccgAGCCGGTTCTGGTGGtgccggcgtggtattcatactacgagtattccggcaccaagctttttcagataaaaaatggcggtttcaaaaaaaaaaaatcaaattttcgacctcttagcagcattacctgtgtgttggggatgcttgtatgtttaacttgtttactttcttgggttggttcttcaaaaaacacttcatgctcacgaaaatcatgatccaagggtgttggttcatcatataattccaattatgagttgttatcattaatcGAAGATTGAAAAATATGATTactgttgtagttgagctaaagattcagcagctgcaattctctcctcacaatcatcttccattttcacaaaaaaaaatccactcaaaaatatttttccctccttatactctcacctcactcacacaaattcaaataaaaatacacactaatttatcccccaaatacttaagattttactaattattattaactactaaacctgattagtgagggctagattaggaattaaaaaaataattacataaggggtgacccagatttgatatttgaatccagtttttgtcatgtagctatatcccccaattaattttgatatcccccaatcacgcgttcttctttttctttccgtTCTCATGGAACACGAATCCTAAAGAGTGTTAACGTATCATCTTCCATTCCTTCAACTATTCAAAGGCCAACTATAAGTAGTACTGTTTCTTTTTGGATGATGTATATCATGGAACTGATCGCGATTTTGTGTCGTTatggatactcattgtatttggATTTGGAATATGCAATTGAGGTAGGAACTTCTACCTAATACAAAACTAAAACCTACTTTAGAATTAAATATTATATggtgtttgttttgatttttgttaaaTACTTTGATAATTGATATTTGATTTGTGACAActaatatatgaattatagttatATTGGTTTGCATTATGAGCGAGTTCTGAATGAACCGTTGTGTACTACATACAAAGAAAAAAGGATTTTGATCAGATTCCGTTTTACATGTGCTTGGTTTGTTTTAAAAGAAAACCATATTTTGCCTTCTTATTTTACTATTGTTGGTTGACTGATttgaagaaaagaaatcaaagttgtccttgttgattttcttttgtaACCAGTACCTTAATCTTTAATTTTCGGCTAATCGTTAATTTGCTGGTTGTCACATCCATTTGGACTTGGAGTCGCCTACTTGTTTGTATTAAGCTTGTTACACTTTTGTACGCTGACATAAATATTGGTCATCAAACTAAAAGCTAACCCCCACTAATGCTAAGTTGTAAAACGAATTGAACAGTGACCTTAACATTTCCGTAAACTAATCGTAATTAAAATATGGAGTTTttaattacacaaaattggtcaaaaagaccaaaacacaaaattcctgggtgaaatagattcttagcttttgatactgtttatatagccaaacatcagaaatatactgtttatatagccaatttggatatttggcccaggaaaattaaaataaaaaaatatgtcttacctaaaatacccctaaccttctaaactcttcttttcaaagagaatttatttctcttttcaaAACCTCCCCGTCTCGGCAGAGCTCGTTTATTCCTCACCTGCAGAATTCGATCAAAGTTTCAGAGCTCGTGTCTTTTTCAGATCTGGTTGATCAATCATGGTGATTAATGATTGTTGAATAGTTTGTTGAATCGAAGTTTCAATTGGAGTTTCAACTGTTGAATCGAAGTTTCATCTAATAGCGTCGAACGGTAaatttcaattgaaataattttgatttggtttttgtccaattgaagtttctctgtcgattttgaagtaatttttagttgttgatgattttttatgaatttgaagattaatctttgttaatttttgattttagttgttgatttggaATATCCAGGGTTTAGTTGATTATGTGACATTATTTGGGTTTGTCTCGAATCATGTTTTCTAAGGTTTAGTAatcttattttcaatgcaatatacacagatgcaaaccaattttgggtttaggttATTATTAGGATTTCTCCTTTACGTTACACAACCACAGAGATGTTATTGAAAGACCTAGAGATGTTATTGTGAGCAATTGGAATAAAAAATATCTTACACAACCACAAATTATGCATGCAGTTGTTGATGCTTATGTTACTTTCAATATTGGTGATGCACTCTGGATTgattaattggttcttgttttTTTGGGTATTTACTGATGATAACTTGGTTGAGTGTTAGAGGCTTAAGGGAAATAGAACTTTGCTAGTAAGTACATAGTAACTTGCTGAAGGAGAAAGTATTATATGGAACTGTTTAGAGCAGTACTCGTAGTCGTAGAAGTACATAGTAATTTATGACAGCTTCTTTGGTGGTACATTGTGCCAAAATGGTACTTTGATGGTACACGGAtgcaaaccatttttggttttagTTAATTTATAGGGCATTGTACAGAGATGTTCGTTTATTCGTGATGAGAAAATCTGGATTCCAGGGAGGAGAACATCTGCGTTAGGAGATGTTGCTGTAGCGAGATTATAATGGTTGTTGAGAGAGTGGAAGAGAAGTTGGAGTATGGGTTGTATGAATGCagtaagatgttatgcagttaaacaatgtttgtattttaactgcataagcagttatgcataataagttatacagttcaccatgtttgcttttactgcataaccagttatgcataataagctacgcagttcagcatagttgctcttactgcataagcagttatgcataacgttatgcatagctgtttttactgcataaccagttatgcataacaagttatgcagatactctaaacaatgcataacaaatcatgcagttaattttggatctgcctaagatgttatgcaggatagatatgatttgattttttaaatttgatctttgttgttgttgatttgatattttaattttgaatACATCCAGATtcatttatatttgttttatataTTCCCTGTAGATGGATCGTCATTTTCTCTGTGTGGTTATCCGGGGTACCGATGCGTGTCCATACCAAGTTACTACGAAGTCAacagttgatgagttgaaggcgCATGTATGTTCTTATTGGAATAGCATTTTACCAGACTCAATTCAGTTTGTATTTGACTATGAGGGGAGAAGCAATGTTGTTGACAGTGATGTGAAGCTCTGTTCTTTCTTGTCATTGTGTATTGTTAACCAGTTGTCTTTCTTGGAGCTTCGTTTATTTGAACGTGTTCCTCTTCGTGCTCCTGATTTTGTTCGTGAACCTACTACGAGCGAGTTTagtttagcaccagaccctagcagagctcagttggttaatccttgtcatcttccgagcagcagtagaatgagcgagtttcgtttagcaccagaccctagcagagctcagttggttaatccttgtcatcttccgagcagcagtagaatgagcgagtttcgtttagcaccaaatcctagcagagctcagttggttaatccttgtcatcttccgagcagcagtaaAGTCACTCCTACACCTACAATGACGAAGTTTCTTTTAGCTCAGTCATCTTTTCCTTCCTCTCAAGAGCTTGTTTCTTCTCAAGATATCCCCATGTCTCAAGAACGTACATACAATGGAAAGTTGGCAATTAAAAGATCTTGCAAGGCGGCTGAATGGGAGTTTATTATAAAAGgtgttggtcaatatttttatggAGGACGAGATGAAGCTCGTCTTGttgttgagaaatataaccattttTTGGTCGCAGGGTGAGAGTCGTCAAGAGCAATCCAGAACGATATACGGTCGAATGTTATTACAAGGAGAAATTGGAATGCGACTGGATGTTCCATGCAGCTCCCAAGACTTCCAATGTGAAGGGTCACTTATTCCTCAAGGCCTATAACGGGGAACATAAATGTTGTGCTGGTTATAGTGATGGAACAAAGGCTGATCCGGTTACGCGCGAACTTAtcaagagtttgatatttgagaAGATTGAACAGAATCCCAACAAGAAAGCcagggatattgttagagaactcAAAAGTGATTATGGGTTGGAAGTGAGCTACGATCAGGCGCATGCCGGGAAAGAATTATGTTTCAAGGAATTGTATGGCGAGGACATTAAATCATACACTGACTTGAGATGGTGGTGTGAAGCCGTGAAGAAACACGATCCAGGTAGTAGGGATGATTTAGTTGTTGAAGGTGGCGAGTTTAAGAGTTTGTTCTTAGCCTTCGATGCTTGCATCTCTGGTTTCGAATATTGTCGCCCGATACTGTTCTTGGATGCAACTTTCCTAACTGGAAAATTTAGGGGTTGTCTTATGGCGGCTACCGGGAAGAATGCGAATAATGGTAcgtcttcttttatttttgatgtcataatttttttttatgtcagattatcactggatgaaaccggtttcatccttaACTGGTGAAGTCAGACTAgagaatgaaactagtttcattctgTATAATAGCAGTTTCAGTCAGTTtgatatgattttttctttttgtgtttgttttgtttcTGTAGGAATATTTCCTCTGGCATATGGTATCGTATCATCTGAAACTGTTGAGAATTGGCATTGgttcttgaagaaactagaatctatCTTGGGTCCTCGTGTACTAACTTTTATGTCGGATCGCCATGAGGGTTTGATCCAAGGGATTCGTGATGTTTTCCCAACTTTCTATCATGATTGGTGTTACCAGCATTTGAAGAATAATGTCCGCAGTAAGACCAACAAGAAAAAGGGAGAGCATTGTGCTGCGATGGGTTTGTTCAAAGAATGTTTCTATTCATCGACTCATGAAGGCTTTGATCAGGGTATGCAAAAGTTGAAGGATATGGGATGTGATGGTCTTCACAAATTCTTGAGTGAGATTCCAGTGGAATGTTGGTCCAATGCACATTGTCTGGGCTGTCGTTACGGCGACATGTGTAAAAACATTGCAGAGTCCTTTAACTcttggatcaaggaagcaaaaggtATGCCTATTGCAACACTTGTTAACTGGATCAGACTTAAAATTATGGAACAGATGAGTATAAGGAAGAGGAAGGGGGCGACGTATAAAGGATTCATTGTCCCAGGCTAGAGAAAAAAGTGTTGCCTTCCATTCGTGCTGGTGTCCAGTGGAGAATAACCAAGTCTGGTGACATGGAGTGAGAAGTTTTTGATGGAAAGCACACGCATGATGTTAATATTGCGAAGTTTCAGTGCAGCTGTAGGGTTTGGTTTACTGAGTAGTTCCCTTGTGATCACGCTATTGTGTGTATGCATTCAAATAACATCAATGTTTACGAGTACATTAATCCGTATTTCAGCATTGCTAGCTTCCGTGCTTCGTATGATCGTCCTATCAAGCCCATTCCTGATTATGACAAGCCTATTGATGTTTCTACTAGAGATATCGTGAACCCACCAACTGTTGtaggaaaaaaacatggtaggCCGAAGAAGAAGCGGATTCCTAACACATGTAGTGCAAGTTTCAAAAGACCAATTACGTGCGGTAACTGCCATACTCAGGCACATCATAACAAGACGACGTGTCCTCATCCTGCTGCGAAAAAGC
Coding sequences within:
- the LOC113346375 gene encoding uncharacterized protein LOC113346375, which encodes MTKFLLAQSSFPSSQELVSSQDIPMSQERTYNGKVRVVKSNPERYTVECYYKEKLECDWMFHAAPKTSNVKGHLFLKAYNGEHKCCAGYSDGTKADPVTRELIKSLIFEKIEQNPNKKARDIVRELKSDYGLEVSYDQAHAGKELCFKELYGEDIKSYTDLRWWCEAVKKHDPGSRDDLVVEGGEFKSLFLAFDACISGFEYCRPILFLDATFLTGKFRGCLMAATGKNANNGIFPLAYGIVSSETVENWHWFLKKLESILGPRVLTFMSDRHEGLIQGIRDVFPTFYHDWCYQHLKNNVRSKTNKKKGEHCAAMGLFKECFYSSTHEGFDQGMQKLKDMGCDGLHKFLSEIPVECWSNAHCLGCRYGDMCKNIAESFNSWIKEAKGMPIATLVNWIRLKIMEQMSIRKRKGATYKGFIVPG